The genomic interval ATGATCGCGATGGCGCTGGCGACGAACCCGGACCTGCTCATCGCCGACGAGCCGACCACCGCGCTCGACGTGACCGTCCAGTCTCAGATACTCCGACTGCTCGACGACCTACAGGAGGAGTACGGCATGAGCATCCTGTTCGTGACCCACGACCTCGGGGTCGTCGCCAACATCGCCGACCGCATCGTGGTGCTGTACGCGGGCAAGGTGATGGAGCGTGGCGGCGTCTACGAGGTGTTCGAGCGACCCGCCCATCCGTACACGCAGGCGCTGATGAAGTGTCTCCCCGGGCGGGGAAGTACCGAGGGCGGAATCCCCGGCTCGCTCCCCGACCTTGCCGACCCGCCGGACGGCTGTCGGTTCGCGCCGCGGTGCGAGTACGCGGTCGACGAGTGTCGGTCGGGCGGCCAGCCCGAGGAGATCGACGTCGGCGACGGACACCGGGCCTCCTGTATCTACTACCGGCCCGGCTACGACGAGTCGGTCCTGTTCGACGACCCGGTGGGAACCGACGCCGCCTCCGAGGGAGGTGTCGGCGATGACTGAGCGCAGCGAGCCGCTTGTCTCGGTCCGGAATCTGAAGAAGCACTACCCCATCAGAGAGGGCATCTTCTCGAAGCAGGTCGGGGCCGCCAAGGCCGTCGACGGCATCAGCTTCGACATCCAACCGGGCGAGACGCTGGGGCTGGTCGGCGAGTCGGGCTGTGGGAAGTCGACCGCCGCCTCCTCGATCATCCGCCTCGAAGAGTCCACCGACGGCGAGGTGATATTCAACGGCGGCGGCCGCGGCGGCCGGACCCGAAACGAGGACGGCACCCACCCCAACGACGTGACGAAGTTCGACGAGCGCGAACTGAAGGCGTTCCGCCGGGACGCCCAGATGATCTTCCAGGACCCCTCTTCGAGCTTCGACCCCCGGATGACGGTCGGGAGTTCGGTCGCCGAACTCCTCCAGGTCCACGGGATGAGCGACAGGGAGCGTCGCCGCGCCATCGTTCAGGACCTGCTCGAACGCGTCGGCCTCTCGGCCGACGACTACGACCGGTACCCCCACGAGTTCTCCGGCGGGCAGAAACAGCGCATCGCGCTGGCGAGGGCGCTCGTGTTGAATCCGGAGTTCATCGTGGCCGACGAGCCGGTGTCGGCGCTCGACGTCTCCATCAAGTCCGAGATACTGTCGCTGATCAACGACCTTCAGGAGGAGTTCGGGCTGTCGTTGCTGTTCATCAGCCACGACATGTCCGTTATCAGGGAAGTCTGCGACCGGGTCGCGGTGATGTACCTCGGGGAGATCGTCGAGATCGGCGAGACCGAGGAGCTGTTCTCGAACCCCGCACACCCCTACACCGAGGCGCTCCTGTCGGCGATTCCGACGCCGGACCCGCGGGTCACCAAGGAGGGAATCGAGCTCAAGGGGACGGTTCCGAGTCCGAGCGACCCGCCCAGCGGCTGTCGGTTCAACACCCGGTGTCACCGGGTCCTCCAGTCCGACGAGTACGACCTCGAACAGTCGGTGTGGCGGTCGGTGTTGAACTTCCGAAACAGGACGCTCGGCCGCGAGATAGACGTAGAGAGCGTCCGGAAGTTCGTTGCGGCCGAACAGGACGTCGACCCCGAAACGGTCTCGGCCGACGCGGTCAAGAGCGAGATTCGGGCGGAGTTCGAACTCCCCGACCGGCTCTCGGACCCGGACGCCGAGCGGGTGCTCGACGAGGCGCTCGACCACGTAGCCGCCGAGGAGGCCGAGGAGGCCATCGAGATGCTCTCGGAGGTGTTCACCACGCCCTGTGAGGAGACGGCTCCGGAGTTCGTCGAGATCGGTCGCGGCCACCGCTCGGCCTGCCTGCGCAACGAACCCGACGCTCCGGGCGAGAGTATCGCGGCCCCCAACGACGACTGACGGCCGTCGGCCGACCCCTCGCTCCGAAGCGCGGGCCCGGCCTCGGTCGGGCGGCGGGAACGGCGACCGCCGGAACCCGTCGCCGGACCGGCGACGGGTTCCGGAAGCCGATGAAATACGTTTTGAAGCCTTGCGAGCTGGTTTTTCGAGATACTTCGATGCTCTTCAACCCCCTCCACATGTTTCTAAATCGGCAAGAGGTTTTTTCAACCATTAGCCGAAGGAAATAGCCAATGAACGACGGATCGGACTCGGGGAATGGGTCCCCCGACGAACCGGGCGCGGAACGCAACGACGAAGCGGCCGATTCGGAGCCGGTCGACGGAGGAACCGAACCGGAGGACGACGCGGCCGACCGACGGGAGACGAACGACGGGAGCGAACCGGAGGACGATAGGAGCGAGTCGGAATCCGACGGCGAGACCGAACCGGAAGCCGACGAGACGGAAACGGGACACGGCGACGAGACGGAAACGGAACGTGAGGACGCGAGCGGTCCGGAAGATGACGACGAGAAGGGTTCAGCGGAAGTCGAAAGCGACCCGGAACGAGACGACCGACCCGACGGACTCGACATCGCCGACGAGCAGCTCGCGTCGGCCCGCGTGACCGCGGGCGAGTACGACTGGGAGGATTTCAAGCGGGAGTTCTTCTACGAGGACGGCAGTCCCCCGACCAACTGGCGGGGCAAGGCCCGTCCCTTCGAACCCGAGGAGTACCTCGGCCACGACCCCGAGGAGACCGACGACAGGGTCGAGACCGCGGCCGAGACCGCCGCGGGGCTCTCGACGTACTTCGAGGCGTTCCTCGACCCCGAGGAGACGCCGGTCGAACTCGGCGAGTACCTCTGGGAGCACTTCCGCTACGAGTACTACTACGAGGAGAGCGACGAGGGCGTCGCGCTCCCGCGCGACGACGCGGGCGAGGTCGTCGCCTTCGACCGCAGCGAGTGGACCGGCCACGACGACGTGGCCGCGAGCGTCTTCGAGTCGGGGCTGGCGGTCACCGACCTGAGCGCAGACTTCGAGGAGTGGCTCGACCCCGCGACCACCCCCGTCACGAAGGGCGAGTACTACTGGGAGCACTTCAAGTACGAGTACTACTACGAGGACACGACCGTCACCGCGCCCGAGCGCCCGCGAGACGAGGAGGGCGAAATCGAGCGCTTCGAGAAGGAGGAGTGGCTCGGCTTCCCGGAGGAGGACATCGAGGACCTGCTCGCGGAGGGCGCGGCGAAGGCCGAGAAGCTACTCGAAGTCGAGGACGACCGCACCCTCGACGTGCCCGAGGAACTCGACGAGGACGCGTTCTTCTCGACGGTCGAGGGCCACACCACCCTCGTGAACCGCTACGACCTGGAGAAGGAGGTCGCGCTCCCCAAGAAGGACCATTTCCGAGAGGTCGACCGCTACTGGGTCAACAAGCCCTACTCGTTCGTGGTCATCTTCCACAGCGAGAAGGAGAACGAGACCAAGTACTACCTCGTCGAACCGTACTGCACGCCCATCGAGGACGACCTGACGGAGTTCCTGACCGGGAAGCTCCGGTCGTCCATCAAGTACTCCAGCGACGACGTGGTGGTCGAGGCCGAGGAGGAAGAGCGCGCCGAGGTCATCGAGCGCGAGACCCTCCAGCTGCTCGCGCGCTACGACCTCTACGCCGAGAACGACGGCGAGCGCGCCGAGCAACTCAGGGAACTGCTCGACCGCTACGACGAGACCAGAGACGCGGTCTCGGCGTTCGTCGAGCGACTCCGCGAGGAGACCGACGCCGCGGTCGAACCCGTCCGGGAGAGCTACGCGGCGTTCCGCGAGCGCAGGGAGTCGGACGACCCGGACGACGACGGAGCGGGCGACGAGAGCGACGACGAGGAGAGCCCCGAGGCCGACGAGGGCGCGGAGACGCCTGACGGCGAGGCACCCGCCGAAGGACCGGCCCCCGACGCCGAACCCGAGAGGAGCGACGAGGAGGTCGCCGCCGACGGCGGGACCGTCGAGGACGACGCCGACGCGGGCGCGTCGGCGTCTCCGGACCCATCGGCCGGTGGCGACGCGACCGAATCGACGGACGGGCCCGTCTCGCCCGACGACCCCGTCTCGCCGGACGCGCCGACCCCCGCCGCGGCGGGGGTCGGCGCGTCGGCGGAGGGCGAGTCACCGGCCGGAGCAGACGCCGCGAGCGGCGACGACGACCCCCCCGAACCGCGAATCCGACTCGACGAGTACCTCGACCTCGACTTCGAGGCCGAGGGGAGTCTGCGCCAGCAGGTCCGGGCCGCGGTGGAGGCCAAGATCGAGGACCTCGAACCCGACGAGTCGGGCGGGCTCGACGGCATACAGGTCCGGCCCGAGCCGGTCCTCATCGAGGAGGACGACGACACCCTCTCGGAGTATCAGGCCGAGAAACTGCTGTACTACCTCGAACGCGACTTCATCGGCTACGAGCGCATCGACGGCATCAAGCACGACATCAACGTCGAGGACATCTCGGTCGACGGCTACAACTCCCCGGTGTTCGTCTACCACACCGACTACGAGCAGGTCATCACCAACGTGTTCCACGCCGAGACCGAGCTGGACGACTTCGTGGTCAAGCTGGCCCAGCGCTCGGGCAAGGGCATCTCCAAGCGCCAGCCCCAGGTCGACGCGACCCTGCCCGACGGCTCTCGGGCCCAGCTCACCCTCGGCCGGGAGGTCAGCGACCACGGCACCAACTACACCATCCGGCAGTTCAAGGACGTGCCGTTCACGCCCATCGACCTCGTGAACTGGAACACCTTCAGTCTGGAGGAGATGGCGTTCATGTGGCTCGCCATCGAG from Halorussus salilacus carries:
- a CDS encoding ABC transporter ATP-binding protein, whose product is MNDTPLLSVENLTTTFRTGNGTLTAVDGIDFEVREGETLCIVGESGSGKTVATESITNIVKTPPGKIDGTVRFRGRDITEMSDDELREIRGNNIAHIFQNPQDALNHCYTIGWQITEAIQIHEDVSDSAARDRAVDLLDRVGIANATARFDDYPHEFSGGQRQRVMIAMALATNPDLLIADEPTTALDVTVQSQILRLLDDLQEEYGMSILFVTHDLGVVANIADRIVVLYAGKVMERGGVYEVFERPAHPYTQALMKCLPGRGSTEGGIPGSLPDLADPPDGCRFAPRCEYAVDECRSGGQPEEIDVGDGHRASCIYYRPGYDESVLFDDPVGTDAASEGGVGDD
- a CDS encoding ABC transporter ATP-binding protein; translated protein: MTERSEPLVSVRNLKKHYPIREGIFSKQVGAAKAVDGISFDIQPGETLGLVGESGCGKSTAASSIIRLEESTDGEVIFNGGGRGGRTRNEDGTHPNDVTKFDERELKAFRRDAQMIFQDPSSSFDPRMTVGSSVAELLQVHGMSDRERRRAIVQDLLERVGLSADDYDRYPHEFSGGQKQRIALARALVLNPEFIVADEPVSALDVSIKSEILSLINDLQEEFGLSLLFISHDMSVIREVCDRVAVMYLGEIVEIGETEELFSNPAHPYTEALLSAIPTPDPRVTKEGIELKGTVPSPSDPPSGCRFNTRCHRVLQSDEYDLEQSVWRSVLNFRNRTLGREIDVESVRKFVAAEQDVDPETVSADAVKSEIRAEFELPDRLSDPDAERVLDEALDHVAAEEAEEAIEMLSEVFTTPCEETAPEFVEIGRGHRSACLRNEPDAPGESIAAPNDD
- a CDS encoding ATPase, T2SS/T4P/T4SS family, with amino-acid sequence MNDGSDSGNGSPDEPGAERNDEAADSEPVDGGTEPEDDAADRRETNDGSEPEDDRSESESDGETEPEADETETGHGDETETEREDASGPEDDDEKGSAEVESDPERDDRPDGLDIADEQLASARVTAGEYDWEDFKREFFYEDGSPPTNWRGKARPFEPEEYLGHDPEETDDRVETAAETAAGLSTYFEAFLDPEETPVELGEYLWEHFRYEYYYEESDEGVALPRDDAGEVVAFDRSEWTGHDDVAASVFESGLAVTDLSADFEEWLDPATTPVTKGEYYWEHFKYEYYYEDTTVTAPERPRDEEGEIERFEKEEWLGFPEEDIEDLLAEGAAKAEKLLEVEDDRTLDVPEELDEDAFFSTVEGHTTLVNRYDLEKEVALPKKDHFREVDRYWVNKPYSFVVIFHSEKENETKYYLVEPYCTPIEDDLTEFLTGKLRSSIKYSSDDVVVEAEEEERAEVIERETLQLLARYDLYAENDGERAEQLRELLDRYDETRDAVSAFVERLREETDAAVEPVRESYAAFRERRESDDPDDDGAGDESDDEESPEADEGAETPDGEAPAEGPAPDAEPERSDEEVAADGGTVEDDADAGASASPDPSAGGDATESTDGPVSPDDPVSPDAPTPAAAGVGASAEGESPAGADAASGDDDPPEPRIRLDEYLDLDFEAEGSLRQQVRAAVEAKIEDLEPDESGGLDGIQVRPEPVLIEEDDDTLSEYQAEKLLYYLERDFIGYERIDGIKHDINVEDISVDGYNSPVFVYHTDYEQVITNVFHAETELDDFVVKLAQRSGKGISKRQPQVDATLPDGSRAQLTLGREVSDHGTNYTIRQFKDVPFTPIDLVNWNTFSLEEMAFMWLAIENHKSLIFAGGTASGKTTSLNAVSLFIPSNTKIVSIEDTREVELPQRNWIASVTRPSFSDDDKGDVDEFDLLEAALRQRPDYIVMGEIRGEEGRTLFQVMSTGHTTYTTFHADTVGEVLKRFTTEPINVSKTLFTALDLVSIQTQTRVQGSKVRRNKSLTEINHYDPENDEINVQDIYQWRAEDDEFMRLSGSSTMEEIMFDRGWDHQQLEDEILKRRVILAYLIRNGLNEYTQVAATVQAFINDPDTILTLVANEKLEESLADLREMESVHIDIDPKKEEMVPRPDPDEETYELAKGILAEADERILDDYRGVDADVDGLAVALADANEPAEGADGSAGASASPDADAPFGGDILGTGATDGTGRPDVADATDEAGRHGEREPFEGGELGSFPDDDAGGDATSEEVPDDDRDGSFGDFEAAFDEDAEGGRESGADDGGAFDADDGGAFDADDGGEER